One genomic window of Thalassolituus hydrocarboniclasticus includes the following:
- the cydP gene encoding cytochrome oxidase putative small subunit CydP, translating to MAKKSLFSVPLVRELMIVLLIKLMLIFAIKIIWFSAPVDMTNPQDAVSQQFGLSTITPSQSEDQQ from the coding sequence ATGGCAAAAAAATCCCTGTTTTCTGTGCCTCTGGTGCGCGAGCTGATGATCGTTCTGCTGATCAAGCTGATGTTGATCTTTGCCATCAAAATTATCTGGTTTTCTGCCCCTGTGGATATGACCAACCCGCAGGACGCTGTTTCGCAACAATTCGGTCTTTCAACTATTACCCCCTCGCAATCGGAGGATCAGCAATGA
- a CDS encoding sigma-54 interaction domain-containing protein, producing the protein MFSNPHYRSLPAISSLLDAIAAPAVLLSPDYEICAANEAYRHTFGGNDSMVGRHCYEVSHGYKVPCDQAGETCPLRQCFESGQRQRILHIHNTARGREHVDVEISPIRDEQGEIRFFVEIMNPVQHGDCPFEQQMVGYSPAYTQMLELLSRASASDISVLLLGESGTGKELAAQYLHGHSPRRNSPFVTVECSGLTESLFESELFGHEKGAFTGATHRKPGLVEAARGGTLFLDEIGDIPLPMQVKLLRLIESGSYRPVGSITPRQADFRLICATHRQLGDMVAAGTFRQDLYYRISPFPVLLPSLRERPEDIIPLATHLLQQLSQHRVLQLSEEACDWLILQDFPGNIRELRNRIERAILLCDGSQIEPEHLRLDLHQFSQHQSINSSHPAAVINHNALPDIMPLDQLENTYLTRLASAHPGDNARLAQQLGISERTLYRKLKQAREEKSRKTDK; encoded by the coding sequence ATGTTCAGCAACCCACATTACCGCTCCCTGCCCGCCATCTCTTCTTTGCTGGATGCCATCGCTGCACCCGCCGTACTGCTCAGCCCGGACTATGAAATCTGTGCCGCCAACGAAGCCTACCGCCACACCTTCGGCGGTAATGACAGCATGGTTGGCCGCCACTGCTACGAAGTGTCCCACGGCTACAAGGTGCCCTGCGATCAGGCCGGTGAAACCTGCCCGCTGCGCCAGTGCTTCGAAAGTGGCCAGCGCCAGCGCATCCTGCATATTCACAACACGGCGCGCGGACGCGAACACGTGGATGTGGAAATCAGCCCGATCCGTGATGAGCAGGGCGAAATCCGTTTCTTCGTCGAAATTATGAATCCGGTGCAGCATGGCGACTGCCCGTTTGAACAACAGATGGTTGGTTACAGCCCGGCGTATACCCAGATGCTGGAGCTGCTCAGCCGTGCATCCGCCAGTGACATCAGCGTCCTGCTGCTGGGTGAATCCGGTACCGGCAAAGAACTGGCCGCACAATATCTGCACGGCCACAGCCCGCGGCGTAACAGCCCCTTTGTTACCGTTGAGTGCTCAGGGCTGACTGAAAGCCTGTTTGAAAGTGAACTATTCGGCCACGAAAAAGGCGCCTTTACCGGCGCGACGCACCGCAAACCCGGTCTGGTGGAAGCGGCCCGTGGCGGTACGTTATTTCTGGATGAAATTGGTGATATTCCGCTGCCGATGCAGGTAAAACTGCTGCGTCTGATAGAGTCCGGCAGCTATCGTCCGGTGGGCAGCATCACCCCGCGCCAGGCCGATTTCCGCCTGATCTGCGCCACCCATCGCCAGCTTGGTGATATGGTCGCCGCCGGCACCTTCCGCCAGGATCTGTATTACCGCATCAGTCCGTTCCCGGTGCTGCTGCCCTCACTGCGCGAACGGCCGGAAGATATTATTCCACTCGCCACTCATCTGCTGCAGCAGCTCAGTCAGCACCGGGTACTGCAGCTTTCAGAAGAAGCCTGCGACTGGCTGATACTGCAGGATTTTCCCGGCAATATCCGCGAACTGCGCAACCGCATCGAACGCGCCATCCTGCTGTGCGATGGTTCACAGATAGAACCTGAACATCTGCGCCTGGATCTGCATCAGTTCAGCCAGCACCAGAGCATTAACTCCAGCCATCCTGCAGCCGTCATCAACCACAATGCCTTGCCTGACATCATGCCGCTGGACCAGCTGGAAAACACCTACCTTACCCGGCTGGCCAGCGCCCACCCAGGCGATAACGCCAGACTGGCGCAACAGCTCGGCATCAGCGAGCGCACCCTCTATCGCAAACTGAAGCAGGCGAGAGAGGAAAAAAGCCGCAAAACGGACAAATAA
- a CDS encoding DUF1631 family protein has translation MAAELREHPRFSTYVNARLLLTDGTPLDCQVLDYSQTGMHLLWPHGEPQNRDGVLTLELVLDNQKTNVAVEWVFCNEQHAGVRLHKADDRLFLQLQEFNQNHRNTKKLNPEQRKKYLQLFIQEANALADRLPKLWLPEFLEGTFTKANMARNTTEQQQWLRLEKQSKEKAAALHQKFTQNLKRQLDLWLAGKAEYLAENQQASGDMRLSLVQQAEFEDWLLAKVTSSHLQSRLAHMTFELRQLLDTLSDASIENCFNPIGPGTVTEAFRDALEKLQLPQEARALAFETFEQIAGGNLQTTYQNLVKQIDIPLTFRYRRPAPEKQETAPQQNQNNSGGSGSGNGSGSGNTSAISSSGGSGPAAHNMQPAHYNEQTLQNFQRHQEEARRAYSNIQNLLQLRYQRFEQAALAQDTLPEAEPELISNVLSHVAQQQSLAQGHVREHVEKALAEKEVSLPVESRDAIDTLEHVTQHLLSSEQVADFIKPFIERLGWPLLQLMLKDASLLFNPDHPGRQVLNQLAKLGQLTTSGEAQVATRLQSLIDPVVHNISSDENSLDELLESLQGLVSNAERKARQNAERVAQAAEGEHKLLKVRRQIEHLVGKDSSDRTLPSCVVEWLQQGWQQILALLLLREGADSKRFKGAVKLYRQVLALFNPDNSGRRELLQRFQPMMELARAELDRLNGSLPEHQRWYDEIMAAAESHLDQGEIREAVDLPTFVAKPAEVVPEGRGVRRAMNLQIGDWLLLVEQDQAVSVVWIAQDASKFACVNHSGMKVVDFTLAELATAFDEGRVKRMYEQDESAVDQGVDKLVQQIYRDLSEQANIDALTGLTNRQHFLRQLQDRFQASLRNQSPCTLAMIDIDQFKLINKNYGVEGGDICLKAVATLLREHNKDALCARIGSNEFAMLLVHADMEQAEASTKVMKKSIEDTAIQSGEDRFHIHLSIGLATMNADVTDASDLIEQAESACLIAKEKGGSRIARYEFDDAGRLRHDEFMAWGNKLNQALANNQLQVLCVPISAIQERHKAIRQYEIVISIQDENGAQIPPLEYLQAAENYNRMYMLDRWTLEQLVQWLHDHPNAAQNINRFVLRLSGHAINDESLLAYIFEQAREKDVPVKKLCFELNETSAIRNLEDAADFMHEMRSLGCQFVLSDFGTGQSSFEYLKALPVDYVKIDHSFIDGLHTSSADYALVKSIQEITHFMAKKTIAEYSANNNVWEILRSIGIDFVVGAPAEYQPLEKLG, from the coding sequence ATGGCTGCCGAACTGAGAGAACATCCACGCTTTTCCACTTATGTTAACGCCCGCTTATTGTTAACGGATGGTACCCCCCTTGATTGCCAGGTGCTGGACTACTCGCAAACAGGTATGCACCTGCTCTGGCCCCACGGCGAACCACAGAACCGCGATGGTGTGCTGACACTGGAGCTGGTGCTTGATAATCAGAAAACCAACGTTGCCGTTGAGTGGGTATTCTGCAACGAACAACACGCCGGTGTGCGCCTGCACAAAGCCGATGACCGCCTGTTCCTGCAGCTGCAGGAGTTCAATCAGAACCATCGTAATACCAAGAAGCTAAACCCTGAGCAGCGCAAAAAATATCTGCAACTGTTCATTCAGGAAGCCAACGCACTGGCTGACCGTCTGCCTAAACTCTGGCTGCCGGAGTTTCTTGAAGGCACCTTTACCAAAGCCAATATGGCACGCAACACCACTGAGCAGCAGCAATGGCTGCGGCTGGAAAAACAGTCCAAAGAAAAAGCCGCCGCCCTGCATCAGAAATTTACCCAGAACCTGAAGCGTCAGCTGGATTTGTGGTTGGCCGGTAAAGCCGAATATCTGGCCGAAAATCAGCAGGCCAGTGGCGATATGCGCCTGTCGCTGGTACAGCAGGCAGAATTTGAAGATTGGTTACTGGCCAAAGTGACCTCCTCGCACCTGCAGTCGCGGCTGGCCCATATGACCTTCGAGCTGCGCCAGCTGCTGGATACGCTGTCCGACGCCAGCATCGAGAACTGCTTTAACCCAATCGGCCCCGGCACGGTCACCGAAGCTTTCCGCGACGCGCTGGAAAAACTGCAGTTACCACAGGAAGCACGGGCACTGGCCTTTGAAACCTTTGAGCAGATTGCCGGCGGCAACCTGCAAACAACCTATCAGAATCTGGTTAAGCAGATCGATATACCACTGACCTTCCGCTACCGGAGACCGGCTCCGGAAAAGCAGGAAACCGCCCCGCAGCAAAACCAGAACAACAGCGGCGGAAGTGGTTCCGGCAACGGCAGCGGTTCAGGAAATACTTCTGCCATCAGCAGCTCCGGAGGCTCAGGTCCCGCAGCGCACAATATGCAGCCGGCTCACTATAACGAACAAACCCTGCAGAACTTCCAGCGCCATCAGGAAGAGGCCCGCCGTGCCTATTCCAATATTCAGAATCTGTTGCAGCTGCGCTATCAGCGCTTTGAGCAGGCCGCTCTGGCGCAGGACACTCTGCCCGAAGCCGAGCCGGAGCTGATCAGCAATGTGCTCAGCCATGTCGCGCAGCAACAAAGTCTGGCTCAGGGCCATGTGCGCGAACACGTGGAAAAGGCTCTGGCCGAAAAAGAAGTCAGCCTGCCAGTGGAATCCCGCGATGCCATCGACACACTGGAGCATGTGACCCAGCATCTGTTGTCGAGCGAGCAGGTCGCCGACTTTATTAAACCCTTTATTGAACGTCTGGGCTGGCCACTGCTGCAGCTGATGCTGAAAGACGCCAGCCTGCTGTTTAACCCCGATCATCCGGGCCGTCAGGTGCTGAACCAGCTGGCCAAACTGGGTCAGCTCACCACCAGCGGCGAAGCACAGGTAGCCACCCGCCTGCAAAGCCTGATCGACCCGGTGGTGCACAATATCAGCAGCGATGAAAACTCCCTCGACGAGTTACTTGAAAGCCTGCAGGGACTGGTCAGCAACGCCGAACGTAAAGCCCGGCAGAATGCTGAGCGCGTGGCGCAGGCCGCCGAAGGCGAACATAAACTGCTGAAAGTCCGCCGTCAGATTGAACATCTGGTGGGCAAAGACAGCTCCGACCGCACCCTGCCGTCCTGCGTGGTTGAATGGCTGCAACAGGGCTGGCAGCAAATTCTGGCCCTGCTGCTGCTGCGCGAAGGAGCGGACAGTAAACGCTTTAAAGGCGCGGTTAAGCTCTACCGTCAGGTACTGGCGCTGTTCAATCCGGACAACAGTGGCCGGCGGGAATTACTGCAGCGCTTTCAGCCGATGATGGAGCTGGCCCGCGCCGAGCTGGACCGCCTGAATGGCAGCCTGCCCGAACACCAGCGCTGGTACGACGAAATTATGGCCGCCGCCGAGAGCCACCTCGATCAGGGTGAAATCCGCGAAGCCGTTGACCTGCCAACCTTCGTCGCCAAACCCGCCGAAGTGGTGCCGGAAGGCCGCGGTGTACGCCGTGCCATGAACCTGCAGATCGGTGACTGGCTGTTACTGGTCGAACAGGATCAGGCAGTGTCCGTCGTATGGATTGCCCAGGACGCGTCCAAATTTGCCTGCGTTAACCACAGCGGCATGAAGGTAGTCGACTTCACGCTGGCTGAGCTGGCCACTGCCTTCGATGAAGGCCGGGTGAAACGGATGTACGAACAGGATGAGTCGGCGGTCGATCAGGGTGTCGATAAACTGGTGCAGCAGATTTACCGCGATCTGTCAGAACAGGCGAATATCGATGCCCTGACCGGACTGACCAACCGTCAGCATTTCCTGCGTCAGCTGCAGGACCGGTTCCAGGCCAGCCTGCGTAATCAGTCGCCCTGCACTCTGGCGATGATCGATATTGACCAGTTCAAACTGATCAACAAAAACTATGGCGTCGAGGGTGGTGATATCTGCCTGAAAGCGGTGGCCACCCTGCTCAGGGAACACAATAAAGACGCCCTGTGCGCCCGTATCGGCAGTAATGAATTCGCCATGCTGCTGGTGCACGCCGATATGGAGCAGGCCGAAGCCAGCACTAAGGTAATGAAGAAAAGCATCGAGGATACCGCGATCCAGAGCGGTGAAGACCGCTTCCATATTCACCTCAGTATCGGCCTGGCAACCATGAACGCCGATGTTACCGACGCCTCCGACCTGATAGAACAGGCCGAGTCGGCCTGCCTGATTGCCAAAGAGAAAGGCGGCTCACGCATTGCCCGCTACGAGTTCGATGACGCCGGGCGTCTGCGCCACGACGAATTTATGGCCTGGGGCAATAAACTCAATCAGGCGCTGGCCAACAACCAGCTGCAGGTTCTGTGCGTGCCTATTTCTGCCATTCAGGAACGCCACAAAGCCATCCGCCAGTATGAAATTGTCATCAGTATTCAGGATGAAAACGGCGCACAGATTCCACCTCTGGAATACCTGCAGGCTGCCGAGAACTACAACCGCATGTATATGCTCGACCGCTGGACACTGGAACAGCTGGTACAGTGGCTGCACGATCATCCTAATGCCGCACAGAACATCAACCGTTTTGTGTTGCGTCTGTCGGGTCATGCCATCAATGATGAAAGCCTGCTGGCCTATATTTTTGAACAGGCACGCGAAAAAGACGTTCCGGTGAAGAAACTCTGTTTTGAGCTGAATGAAACGTCCGCGATCCGCAACCTGGAAGATGCTGCCGACTTTATGCATGAAATGCGCAGTCTCGGCTGCCAGTTTGTGCTGTCCGATTTCGGTACCGGTCAGTCGTCGTTCGAATACCTCAAAGCCTTACCGGTGGACTATGTGAAGATCGACCACAGCTTTATTGACGGGCTGCACACCAGTTCCGCCGACTATGCGCTGGTGAAATCCATTCAGGAGATCACGCACTTTATGGCTAAGAAAACCATCGCCGAGTACAGCGCCAACAATAACGTCTGGGAAATTCTGCGTTCCATTGGTATCGACTTTGTCGTCGGTGCGCCGGCCGAATATCAGCCGCTGGAGAAGCTTGGCTGA
- a CDS encoding TRAP transporter TatT component family protein — translation MKTIVGLMLFGLLSACSVSNLPGNLSRSMMNQDDPAIVAAGAPAYLLLLDALILTYPDNEDFLLAGSRLYGAYAGVFAQDPDQAKRMADKAIGYARRALCEYDEDACTLIDGPQDALLTGLEEDYDADDIAVFYAMAAAWAGWIQANSDDWNAIAQLGKVKILMQWVATQDPGYDHATVQVYLGVLETQLPPSLGGKPELGREYFERAIDMTQGQNLMAKVLFAKQYARLMFEQELHDRLLQEALDADPHSEGLTLINRLAQRQAAVLLAESSEYFE, via the coding sequence ATGAAAACAATCGTCGGTCTTATGTTATTCGGGTTGCTCAGCGCCTGTTCGGTGAGCAACCTGCCTGGCAACCTCTCCCGTTCCATGATGAATCAGGATGACCCTGCCATCGTCGCCGCCGGAGCCCCGGCCTATCTGCTGCTGCTCGATGCGCTGATTCTGACCTATCCCGATAACGAAGATTTCCTGCTCGCCGGCTCCCGCCTGTACGGCGCTTATGCCGGCGTTTTTGCGCAGGATCCTGATCAGGCCAAACGTATGGCCGATAAAGCCATAGGCTACGCCCGCCGTGCACTGTGTGAATACGATGAAGACGCCTGCACCTTAATTGACGGCCCGCAGGATGCTTTACTGACGGGTCTGGAAGAAGACTACGACGCTGACGACATCGCCGTGTTCTACGCTATGGCTGCTGCCTGGGCCGGCTGGATTCAGGCCAACAGCGATGACTGGAATGCCATTGCCCAGCTCGGCAAGGTAAAAATCCTGATGCAATGGGTGGCCACTCAGGACCCGGGTTATGACCACGCCACCGTGCAGGTGTACCTCGGCGTTCTGGAAACCCAGTTACCACCATCACTGGGGGGTAAGCCGGAGCTCGGCCGCGAGTACTTTGAACGCGCTATCGATATGACCCAGGGTCAGAATCTGATGGCCAAGGTGCTGTTTGCCAAGCAATACGCCCGCCTGATGTTTGAACAGGAATTACACGACCGTTTATTGCAGGAAGCCCTGGACGCTGATCCGCACAGCGAAGGGCTGACTCTTATTAACCGCCTGGCACAGCGTCAGGCCGCCGTTCTGTTAGCCGAATCCTCTGAATACTTTGAGTGA
- the dctP gene encoding TRAP transporter substrate-binding protein DctP, whose translation MKLITALALTLSLLAPVAQAATTLKIATLVPDGTNWMKLMRQAADDIKQETDSRVKIKYFPGGVQGSDKSVLRKMQIRQLQGGAVSTGAMSHITNVTQLYSLPFTFRNLDEVRAVRAEYDQYIAAALQEKGYILLGLSEGGFAYLMSNKPLKSSVDVRSQKVWVPEGDIISQTTFENGQVEPISLPVSDVYTSLQTGLIDTVAVNATSAIALQWHTKLSYATDFPLAFIFGMLVVDERAFSKIDAADQAVVKRIMAATFRAMDVQNEKDEQGARAALAQNGMQFVELTEEDKLAWRKMAQDSIDTLREKSVYPADLYNQLKQSLENKRQAAAL comes from the coding sequence ATGAAACTGATCACCGCCCTGGCGCTGACCCTGAGTCTGCTGGCTCCTGTGGCTCAGGCTGCCACCACCCTGAAAATTGCCACTCTGGTTCCTGATGGCACCAACTGGATGAAGCTGATGCGTCAGGCTGCTGATGACATCAAGCAGGAAACCGACAGCCGGGTAAAAATCAAATATTTCCCCGGTGGCGTACAGGGCAGCGATAAAAGCGTGCTGCGTAAAATGCAGATTCGTCAGCTGCAGGGTGGTGCCGTTTCTACCGGTGCAATGTCACACATCACCAACGTAACCCAGCTCTACAGCCTGCCATTTACGTTCCGCAATCTCGATGAAGTGCGTGCTGTGCGCGCCGAGTACGACCAGTACATCGCTGCAGCGCTGCAGGAAAAAGGCTACATCCTGCTGGGCCTGTCAGAAGGCGGTTTTGCTTATCTGATGTCTAACAAGCCACTGAAATCATCGGTGGATGTTCGCAGCCAGAAAGTCTGGGTGCCGGAAGGCGACATCATCAGCCAGACCACTTTTGAGAATGGTCAGGTTGAGCCGATCTCCCTGCCGGTATCCGATGTTTATACCAGCCTGCAGACTGGCCTGATTGATACCGTTGCCGTCAATGCCACCTCGGCGATTGCCCTGCAATGGCACACCAAACTGAGCTATGCCACCGATTTTCCACTGGCCTTTATCTTCGGCATGCTGGTCGTTGACGAACGCGCCTTCAGCAAAATCGACGCTGCTGATCAGGCCGTTGTGAAACGTATTATGGCCGCAACCTTCCGCGCCATGGATGTACAGAACGAAAAAGATGAGCAGGGTGCACGTGCGGCACTGGCACAGAATGGTATGCAGTTTGTCGAGCTGACCGAAGAAGATAAGCTGGCCTGGCGCAAAATGGCGCAGGACAGTATCGACACCCTGCGTGAAAAATCCGTCTACCCGGCCGATCTCTATAATCAGCTGAAACAAAGCCTGGAAAACAAACGTCAGGCGGCTGCATTGTAA
- a CDS encoding TRAP transporter small permease, with the protein MKKWLSALHRLEDGVLVLLLLAMIILAGVDILARTLFGGGVVWVQPLLRVMVLWLGLLGALLATRSREHIAIDLINRLAGAQTRRWLGVLTSAFAAFICLVIAWNAQAFVRFAFEFGDVAFGRVPAWPLQLVIPLSFALMGLRFSLQALQQVRGQTAEAEA; encoded by the coding sequence ATGAAAAAATGGCTGTCCGCTCTGCATCGCCTGGAAGATGGTGTACTGGTACTGTTACTGCTGGCGATGATTATTCTCGCCGGTGTCGATATTCTTGCCCGTACCCTGTTCGGCGGCGGTGTGGTCTGGGTACAGCCACTACTGCGCGTTATGGTGCTATGGCTCGGTCTGCTCGGTGCTCTGCTGGCCACCCGCTCACGCGAACATATCGCCATTGATCTGATCAACCGCCTCGCCGGTGCGCAGACCAGGCGCTGGCTGGGCGTACTGACCTCAGCCTTTGCGGCCTTTATCTGTCTGGTAATCGCCTGGAATGCTCAGGCTTTTGTACGCTTTGCTTTCGAGTTTGGCGACGTGGCCTTTGGGCGCGTGCCTGCCTGGCCGCTGCAACTGGTGATTCCGTTAAGCTTCGCTCTGATGGGGCTGCGCTTTAGCCTGCAGGCACTGCAGCAAGTGCGCGGACAAACTGCGGAGGCTGAAGCATGA